ATAAAGGAAGAAGCCGTACGCCCGCTGTATTGCCTGACAATACTATTGAGATAGCTGGCATTCATATTCATCATCCGGGCAATGGTGCTTACCCCGGGCTTAGCTTTTGCTTTTCCGGACGATAACTGTGTGAAGTATTCATTTACCCGGCTGCGGAAGCGGTTCATGATAGTGGCATGATTCAGCTGAACCGCCGACTTCGCCGCTACTTTTCTGTAATACATCCTCCGGATACGGATCAGGTATACCCGTAACAGGTGTTGCAGTATATCAAATTTATCGGGATGATCGCTGTTCATTTCTTCCAGCATAATTTCGGCGGTATGGGTAAGTTCCGCTGCTTCTTTTTCCGTAAGACGGATAATCGTGTCTGCCTCCGCTGTAAGGAACGGAAACTCCTTTTCAAAGGAAGGGTGCAACATATCTATGCCGGCGAATGCCGGGGTAAAACAACAGAGAAATCCATGAACCAGTTCCACCCGCTGCCAGCTCTCAATTTTTCCGGGCCATGTAAAATACAGGCTGTTTTTGGAGGTTTCTATTGTCTGATCCGGGAGAAGGAAGCGGATACCGGGTGTTTTACAGAAAACCAGGCGAAAGAAATTGCCCCTGAATAAAGGCATATATAATAATTTGCCCTTCGCCTGGTCTTCTATGCGCATAATAGTAAAGAAATCATTCTGAGCAGTGCCAATACGGAAGGTATTGTAAA
The genomic region above belongs to Chitinophaga sp. 180180018-3 and contains:
- a CDS encoding helix-turn-helix transcriptional regulator, with product MKSQRHIPVLNTISDFYNTFRIGTAQNDFFTIMRIEDQAKGKLLYMPLFRGNFFRLVFCKTPGIRFLLPDQTIETSKNSLYFTWPGKIESWQRVELVHGFLCCFTPAFAGIDMLHPSFEKEFPFLTAEADTIIRLTEKEAAELTHTAEIMLEEMNSDHPDKFDILQHLLRVYLIRIRRMYYRKVAAKSAVQLNHATIMNRFRSRVNEYFTQLSSGKAKAKPGVSTIARMMNMNASYLNSIVRQYSGRTASSFIHEKLILEAKSYLMHTPLQVAEIAYLLQFNDVPYFTRFFKRMTGATPGVFRNEALKKFDPGFQGNRDL